One part of the Prunus persica cultivar Lovell chromosome G5, Prunus_persica_NCBIv2, whole genome shotgun sequence genome encodes these proteins:
- the LOC18777064 gene encoding AT-hook motif nuclear-localized protein 10, producing MSGSETGVMTSREPFSVGGLQKSPLQSQAAIQNMRLNFSPDGSAAAALYKPVAAATSPTYQSSAAAGGSAPVPLAAGEGSPGAAVMAPAPAAAGLNMNMGSEPMKRKRGRPRKYGPDGTMALSLSPSAASVTVTQSSGGAFSPPPPHPPPPSVGSASPTSIKKARGRPPGSTKKQQLDALGSVGFGFSPHVITVKAGEDVSAKIMSFSQNGPRAVCILSANGAISNVTLRQPATSGGTVTYEGRFEILTLSGSFLLSESSGQRSRTGGLSVSLSGPDGRVLGGGVAGLLTAASPVQVVVGSFVADGRKEPKTTNQLEPVAPKLAPSSGPTGASSPQSRGTLSESSGGPGSPLNQSTGGCNNSNPQGMSSMPWK from the exons atgtcGGGATCTGAGACAGGAGTGATGACGAGTAGAGAGCCGTTCAGCGTCGGTGGTCTGCAGAAGAGTCCGCTGCAATCACAGGCCGCCATACAGAACATGCGCTTGAACTTCAGTCCTGACGgctctgctgctgctgctctctaCAAGCCTGTCGCCGCCGCCACCTCGCCCACTTACCAATCCTCTGCCGCTGCCGGCGGTTCTGCTCCTGTTCCGTTAGCTGCCGGCGAGGGTTCACCAGGTGCTGCTGTTATGGCCCCTGCTCCTGCTGCTGCTGGGCTTAACATGAACATGGGTAGCGAGCcaatgaagaggaagagagggaGGCCCAGGAAGTATGGGCCAGATGGCACCATGGCACTGTCTCTCTCACCTTCAGCTGCGTCTGTCACCGTAACCCAGTCCAGTGGTGGAGCcttttctcctcctcctcctcatcctcctcctccatctgTAGGTTCTGCTTCACCCACTTCCATCAAGAAAGCCAGAGGCAGACCACCTGGTTCTACCAAGAAGCAACAATTGGATGCTTTGG GATCTGTGGGGTTTGGATTTTCGCCACATGTTATCACTGTAAAAGCTGGAGAG GATGTATCggcaaaaataatgtcattTTCTCAGAATGGTCCTAGGGCTGTTTGCATCTTGTCTGCAAATGGAGCCATTTCTAATGTGACTCTTCGCCAACCAGCCACATCTGGTGGAACTGTAACATACGAG GGGAGGTTTGAAATTCTAACACTTTCTGGCTCATTTCTTCTATCTGAAAGTAGTGGCCAGCGGAGTAGAACTGGGGGCTTAAGTGTGTCATTATCTGGCCCAGATGGTCGAGTTTTAGGTGGTGGTGTGGCAGGTCTTCTGACAGCTGCCTCCCCTGTTCAG GTAGTAGTTGGGAGCTTTGTTGCAGATGGTCGGAAAGAACCAAAGACAACAAACCAATTGGAGCCTGTAGCACCGAAACTTGCACCGAGTAGTGGGCCAACAGGGGCCAGTAGCCCCCAGTCACGCGGAACGCTCAGTGAATCTTCAGGCGGACCTGGAAGTCCGCTTAACCAGAGTACAGGAGGCTGCAATAACAGTAACCCGCAAGGCATGTCTAGCATGCCATGGAAGTGA
- the LOC18776126 gene encoding short-chain dehydrogenase/reductase family 42E member 1 isoform X2 produces the protein MHLSENEGIEGNTFVVTGGLGFVGSALCLELLRRGAHQVRAFDLRTTSPWSANLLQHGVHCVQGDVTHKKDVEKALRGADCVFHLASYGMSGKEMLQFGRVDEVNINGTCHILDACLEFGIQRLVYVSTYNVVFGGEEIVNGNEALRYFPIDSHVDPYGRSKSIAEQLVLKYNARPFRKKSGKCLYTCAVRPAAIYGPGEERHLPRIVSLAKLGLVPFKIGEANVKTDWIYVDNLVLALVMASMGLLDDIPGRDKERHPIAAGQPYFVSDGSPVNTFEFIRPLLRSLDYDLPKASLSVPRALSLGKVFWAVYTILYPWLNRWWLPQPLILPAEVYKVGVTHYFSFLKAKEELGYVPMVTPREGMAATISYWQERKRKTLDGPTIYAWLFCVLGMATLFCAAYLPDIGPVPLFRAISLFFLRSMRVVRTTFLLAAAAHIGEAVYAWKLAKRVDPANSRGWFWQTLALGFFSLRFLLKRARKARAPRH, from the exons ATGCACTTAAGCGAAAATGAAGGCATAGAAGGCAACACTTTTGTGGTGACGGGTGGGTTGGGGTTTGTGGGCTCCGCACTCTGCTTGGAGCTGCTTCGAAGAGGGGCTCACCAAGTCCGAGCCTTTGACCTCCGAACGACCTCCCCTTGGTCCGCCAATCTCCTCCAACACGGCGTCCACTGCGTCCAAG GGGATGTTACCCATAAAAAAGATGTTGAAAAGGCTCTGCGCGGAGCAGACTGTGTGTTCCACCTTGCTTCATATGGCATGTCAGGGAAAGAAATGCTGCAGTTTGGTCGTGTTGACGAGGTCAATATAAATGGAACCTGTCATATATTAGACGCTTGTCTCGAGTTTGGGATCCAAAGGCTTGTTTATGTGAGCACGTACAATGTTGTGTTTGGGGGAGAGGAGATTGTCAATGGGAATGAGGCCTTGCGCTACTTCCCCATTGATAGCCATGTCGACCCGTATGGCCGTAGTAAATCAATTGCCGAGCAGTTGGTCCTCAAGTACAATGCTCGTCCCTTTAG GAAGAAGAGTGGGAAGTGCCTTTACACCTGTGCAGTTCGTCCAGCTGCTATCTATGGTCCAGGTGAAGAAAGGCACCTTCCGAGGATAGTGTCTCTGGCAAAGTTAGGCCTAGTTCCATTCAAAATTGGCGAAGCAAATGTGAAAACAGATTGGATTTATGTCGATAACCTAGTACTTGCACTGGTAATGGCAAGCATGGGACTTTTGGATGACATTCCCGGGAGAGATAAAGAAAGACATCCCATAGCTGCTGGTCAGCCATATTTTGTATCCGATG GGTCTCCAGTCAACACCTTTGAGTTCATCCGACCTCTGCTGAGAAGCTTGGATTATGACCTACCAAAGGCCTCCTTGTCTGTACCTCGTGCTCTTTCTTTAGGAAAGGTTTTTTGGGCAGTCTATACTATCTTGTATCCATGGTTAAATCGATGGTGGCTTCCTCAGCCATTGATCCTTCCTGCTGAAGTATACAAG GTTGGTGTTACCCATTACTTCTCTTTCCTTAAAGCAAAGGAGGAGCTTGGCTATGTCCCAATGGTGACTCCTCGAGAGGGAATGGCTGCTACGATCTCATACTGGcaggagaggaaaaggaaaactCTGGATGGGCCTACAATATATGCATGGCTATTTTGTGTGCTTGGAATGGCCACGCTATTCTGTGCTGCTTATCTGCCAGACATTGGACCTGTGCCACTCTTCAGAGCTATTAGCCTCTTCTTTCTCCGGTCAATGAGAGTAGTTAGGACAACGTTTCTCCTAGCTGCAGCAGCACATATTGGAGAGGCTGTATACGCGTGGAAGCTGGCAAAAAGGGTGGACCCTGCTAACTCAAGAGGATGGTTTTGGCAGACCTTGGCTCTTGGGTTTTTTTCATTACGTTTTCTGTTGAAGAGAGCACGGAAGGCAAGAGCTCCTCGTC actag
- the LOC18776126 gene encoding short-chain dehydrogenase/reductase family 42E member 1 isoform X1 has product MHLSENEGIEGNTFVVTGGLGFVGSALCLELLRRGAHQVRAFDLRTTSPWSANLLQHGVHCVQGDVTHKKDVEKALRGADCVFHLASYGMSGKEMLQFGRVDEVNINGTCHILDACLEFGIQRLVYVSTYNVVFGGEEIVNGNEALRYFPIDSHVDPYGRSKSIAEQLVLKYNARPFRKKSGKCLYTCAVRPAAIYGPGEERHLPRIVSLAKLGLVPFKIGEANVKTDWIYVDNLVLALVMASMGLLDDIPGRDKERHPIAAGQPYFVSDGSPVNTFEFIRPLLRSLDYDLPKASLSVPRALSLGKVFWAVYTILYPWLNRWWLPQPLILPAEVYKVGVTHYFSFLKAKEELGYVPMVTPREGMAATISYWQERKRKTLDGPTIYAWLFCVLGMATLFCAAYLPDIGPVPLFRAISLFFLRSMRVVRTTFLLAAAAHIGEAVYAWKLAKRVDPANSRGWFWQTLALGFFSLRFLLKRARKARAPRH; this is encoded by the exons ATGCACTTAAGCGAAAATGAAGGCATAGAAGGCAACACTTTTGTGGTGACGGGTGGGTTGGGGTTTGTGGGCTCCGCACTCTGCTTGGAGCTGCTTCGAAGAGGGGCTCACCAAGTCCGAGCCTTTGACCTCCGAACGACCTCCCCTTGGTCCGCCAATCTCCTCCAACACGGCGTCCACTGCGTCCAAG GGGATGTTACCCATAAAAAAGATGTTGAAAAGGCTCTGCGCGGAGCAGACTGTGTGTTCCACCTTGCTTCATATGGCATGTCAGGGAAAGAAATGCTGCAGTTTGGTCGTGTTGACGAGGTCAATATAAATGGAACCTGTCATATATTAGACGCTTGTCTCGAGTTTGGGATCCAAAGGCTTGTTTATGTGAGCACGTACAATGTTGTGTTTGGGGGAGAGGAGATTGTCAATGGGAATGAGGCCTTGCGCTACTTCCCCATTGATAGCCATGTCGACCCGTATGGCCGTAGTAAATCAATTGCCGAGCAGTTGGTCCTCAAGTACAATGCTCGTCCCTTTAG GAAGAAGAGTGGGAAGTGCCTTTACACCTGTGCAGTTCGTCCAGCTGCTATCTATGGTCCAGGTGAAGAAAGGCACCTTCCGAGGATAGTGTCTCTGGCAAAGTTAGGCCTAGTTCCATTCAAAATTGGCGAAGCAAATGTGAAAACAGATTGGATTTATGTCGATAACCTAGTACTTGCACTGGTAATGGCAAGCATGGGACTTTTGGATGACATTCCCGGGAGAGATAAAGAAAGACATCCCATAGCTGCTGGTCAGCCATATTTTGTATCCGATG GGTCTCCAGTCAACACCTTTGAGTTCATCCGACCTCTGCTGAGAAGCTTGGATTATGACCTACCAAAGGCCTCCTTGTCTGTACCTCGTGCTCTTTCTTTAGGAAAGGTTTTTTGGGCAGTCTATACTATCTTGTATCCATGGTTAAATCGATGGTGGCTTCCTCAGCCATTGATCCTTCCTGCTGAAGTATACAAG GTTGGTGTTACCCATTACTTCTCTTTCCTTAAAGCAAAGGAGGAGCTTGGCTATGTCCCAATGGTGACTCCTCGAGAGGGAATGGCTGCTACGATCTCATACTGGcaggagaggaaaaggaaaactCTGGATGGGCCTACAATATATGCATGGCTATTTTGTGTGCTTGGAATGGCCACGCTATTCTGTGCTGCTTATCTGCCAGACATTGGACCTGTGCCACTCTTCAGAGCTATTAGCCTCTTCTTTCTCCGGTCAATGAGAGTAGTTAGGACAACGTTTCTCCTAGCTGCAGCAGCACATATTGGAGAGGCTGTATACGCGTGGAAGCTGGCAAAAAGGGTGGACCCTGCTAACTCAAGAGGATGGTTTTGGCAGACCTTGGCTCTTGGGTTTTTTTCATTACGTTTTCTGTTGAAGAGAGCACGGAAGGCAAGAGCTCCTCGTCACTAG
- the LOC18776788 gene encoding heavy metal-associated isoprenylated plant protein 44, with protein MESVELKVEMVGIHEKRLRKCLSKLRGIEKVEVDAYSQKVIVTGCVHRNKLLKAIRRGGLKADFWSPQNELLTAYASASYGSLRFNNNFNFNLF; from the exons ATGGAG AGTGTGGAGTTGAAGGTGGAGATGGTTGGGATACATGAGAAGCGACTTAGGAAATGCCTGTCCAAATTGAGAG GGATAGAAAAGGTGGAAGTAGATGCATACAGTCAGAAGGTGATTGTAACAGGATGCGTACACAGGAACAAATTACTGAAAGCAATCAGGAGAGGAGGATTGAAAGCTGATTTCTGGTCTCCCCAAAATGAGCTCCTCACTGCTTATGCCAGCGCCAGTTATGGAAGCTTGAGATTCAacaacaacttcaacttcaacttGTTCTAG